The DNA segment GGAGTTTCACGTCCCATCTATGACGGCGGACTTGGGTTCACGTTCAAATGGAATATGGGATGGATGAACGATACGCTGCGGTACATGCGGGATGAACCGATCCATCGCCAGTACCATCAGGAAGAACTGACATTCAGTCTGATCTATGCGTTCACCGAAAATTTTGTCCTTCCCCTTTCGCATGACGAAGTGGTCCACGGCAAAGGTTCGCTGATCTCTCAGATGCCGGGAGACATGTGGCAGAAATTCGCAAACCTGCGTCTGCTGTACTCCTACATGTGGACTCACCCCGGGAAGAAATTGCTCTTCATGGGAGGCGAAATCGCTCAGTGGACCGAGTGGCATCATGACCATGGCCCTCAGTGGGAGCTGCTCGATTTTGAAACGCACCGCGGCGTTCAGAACCTGATTGCCGACCTAAATAAGTTGGTCATCGATAATCCAGCCCTGCATGCCTGTGACCACACGGGCGATGGATTTGAGTGGATCGATTGCAAGAATAAGGACGCAAGCGTCTTGGTCTATCTTCGCAAAGCCGAAGGTTTCCCGACGATGTTGGTATGCTGCAATTTCACTCCTGTCCCTCGCAAGCAATACCGCGTTGGAGTTCCGACCGCAGGGTATTGGACGGAAGTTCTCAATAGTGACGCCGGGTTGTATGGCGGCACGAATGTTGGAAACCATCCAGGCCTTCAGACGACGGGAGTTCCGTCTCATGAACGACCCGACAGTGTGTTGGTCAACATGCCGCCACTGGGCGTGTCGATTTTCCGCCAGGAAGCTTAAAGGGAAGGCCGCCACGCGGCCAGATTCCTCACGGCACCACGAAGCCAACCGGAACGGTGCAAACCGTCCGGCGACAGAATCAAACCTAGCGGAACGGCGCAAGCCGTCCGGCGACAGAATCAAACCTAGCGGAACGGCGCAAGCCGTCCGGCCCGGGCATACGTCCTTGTCCAGGCCGGTCGGACCAAGCCCTGTTTTGTGCGGTGCAAACCGTCCCGCGACAGAATCAAACCTAGCGGAACGGCGCGAGCCGTCCGGCCAACGCGCGAATCCTTGCGTTACTTCACTACGCAGACGTCGAGTAAACAGGCCTGCAAATTGCGGTCTCGTAACGACTAAATATACGACTATTGATTTTTGACAATTTGGTTAAAAGCGTAAGCGAAATGACTCGTGGATCTGTCGCCGTACGGAAAGTAGAGCGAGGGTTCGATCAATTCCAGTTCGATTAATGCGAACCGGCCATTGGCCAAGCGAACCAGATCGACGCGGGCGAACAGTAGTCTCGCTTCGATTTGCGAGAGGATCTGTTCAGCAACCTTGGTCATTTCGTCGGTCGCCGGGACGGCGGAAATTTGGCTGCCATATTCTTCTTGGGATCGGTAGTCACCCGCTTTCGGGCGTTTCAGGATGGCGTGGCTGAATTTTTTGTCGAAGTAGATCAGCGAATACTCGCCTGGATCAAGAATGCTGTCCAAGAATGGCTGGACCATGCAGGGGCAATTTGCAAACGCATCGACAGCAGCCGTGGCATTGGCGATTGCTTCCGGCGTCGTTCGGTCACGATCGATCCGGAACGTGTTGATGGCTCCGGCCCCTAGGGTCGGCTTCACGACGATTTGATCGGTTTTTAAATCGTCGAAAGCCTGGTCCAGTTGACGGGTATCCAGGCGCGAAGGCCACAGGGTCGGGACGATGTCGATCCCGGCCGCTTCCAGTTCGCGGAGGTAGTTTTTGCGAAGGTTCCAGCGGACGGTTGCCAGGTCATTTAGTAATCGTGTGCCGCTGGCGTCGATCTGGGCAAGTACATCGAGGAATTGCTCGTGACTGTGCTGGTAATCCCAAGGGGAGCGGATCACGACGGCTGCAAATCGCGACCAGTCGACGTAGGCTGATTTCCAGGGGACCATTTCCACCTGCCAGCCGTTCGCTGCCATGGGGATAAGCGTCTGCTCGTCGTAGGTGACAAATCCTTCCGGATTCTCCATGGTCAGAAAGGCGACCGGCTTCATGCTTTAAGATCCTGTCGATCAAGCGGTTGCGGCTCGTTCGCCGCCAGGGAACGCGAGCGTCATCGGAGAATCGGCAGCGGTGTCACGGAAATGAGTGCCGGCCGGACGATGCGCTTTATTTACAGTAGGTCTGGCCGATGGAATGGTTCCCAAAGTCCGGCGGACTCCGGCAACCTGTTCTGCAGACAGTTCGATTCGACTCTGTACAAACCATCCGACCGCAGGGCTGAAGGTTTCTTGGCGCATTTCCACCAAGTTTCCGGCCCCCGCGGGATTCATTGCAATCACGGTCCGAGCATGGTCCGTTGCTCCAGGCAGGACAGACAAAATCGTTTCCGGCCGAAGCGTTTGAGCAGAAGCTGGCATTTCCGTAGCGTTCCCTAAAGAATCAAGGCCCAAAAAGATCAGGACCCAAAATCATTTGACTCATCTATTATTGTCAAAAAAGGACTTAAGATCAATCGCTATTGAGACCGATTCTCAATCAAAGCAAGAAAACAAATTTGATTGCGATATTCCGTCAGATGGCACTTGCGGGTTTGCGGACGCTTCCTATAATTTCCGCTTCACACAGCGATTTCTATTGCAGAGAACGCTCCAGAGGGCTCGATCGCAGTGAATCGATTCGTTGCAAGACATCGGATCGAATCATCAGCGGCTGTAGCTCAGTTGGTAGAGCACAACGTTGCCAACGTTGTTGTCGTGGGTTCGAATCCCATCAGCCGCTCTTTTTCCCCTCTGGTATAACGGTCTCTTCTGCGTTTCCGCCCCACACTCCACGCACAAGCGAAAATCCCCGGATGTCGACTACGGACCTTTCAGACGGAATCGATTCTGCCGCCCCAGCTGCGACTCTTCAGTTGGATATTAAGGTGGAAAGCCCACAGGCCTGTTTGCGGCACGTGGTCGTGACCATTCCGCGGGCAGAAGTCGAACGCTATTTGCAGAAGGAGTACGACGAACTGGTGCCTGAGGCTCAGGTCCCGGGTTTTCGTGCCGGTCGCGCTCCCCGTAAGTTGGTCGAAAAGCAGTTCAAAGAACGGGTTATCGATCGTGTGAAGGGCTCGCTCCTGATGGACAGCCTTAGCAAGATCACTGACGACGCTCCCTTTTCGGCGATCAGCGAGCCTGATTTCGATTACGATTCGATCGATTTGCCAGACGATGGCGATTTCCGTTTCGAATTCAAAGTCGAAGTTCGCCCTGAGTTCAAGACTCCAGAAATCAAAGATCTGGAACTGACTCGTTCGGTTGAAGAAATCACCGAAGATGAAGTTTCGGAATCGCTAGACAGCCTGCTGCGTCGTTATGGTTCCAGCGAACCGACCGATGAAGCGGCCATTCTCGGCGACAAACTGTTGATCACTGCCAAGTTCAAGAAAGATGGGCAGGTCGTTACTGAAATGGAAGAAGAGACTGTCGATCTGGTCGACGTGTTGACCTTCTCCGATGCTCGGTGCGATGGTTTTGGCGAACTGATGACCGGAGTCAAAGAGGGCGAAAGCCGCACTGGCAAGGTCACGATCGGCCAAGGCGTCGACGACGAAGAGATGCGTGGTCAAGAGTTCGACGTGGAATTCCATGTTGTCGAAGTGACCCGCTATACCAAACCTGAAATGACTCCTTCGTTCTTGCTCGATCTGGGCGATTTCGAATCGGTTGATGAACTGCGTGATTTTGTCCGCGATTCGTTGACTCGTCAGGCAGAATACCGTCAGCAACAAGATCTTCGTCAGCAGGTTACGCAAACCTTGACTGCCGATGCCGCCTTTGAACTGCCACCCGATTTGGTTCGGCGTCAGACTCGCCGTGAACTGGAACGGAAGGTTTTGGAATTCCGCCGTAGCGGTTTCAGCGAAGATCAGATCCGTAATTTTGTCAACGCACTGCGTCAGAATGCTCAAGCAAGTACCGAATCGGCACTTCGGGAACACTTCATTCTTGAGCAGATCGCTGAAGAGCAGAAAGTGGACGCCGACGAATCCGATTACGATGACGAAATCGAACTGATCGCGGAACAGAGCGATATGCCTCCTCGTCGCGTCCGTGCTCGTTTGGAAAAATCTGGCCAAATGGATGCCCTGCGGAATCAAATCGTCGAACGTAAAGTCGTCGAAATGATCACCGAGCAGGCCAAGATCACTGAAAAGCCAGCCGAAAAAGAAACCGAGAAGAAGGCAAACGAGTTCGCTGTCTATCACAACGTTCTGCGTTTCAAGGATTCCGAAGCGATTCCTGAAGCCAAGTACGACAACAATCCAAATGAAGAAAAGGATTCCAAGGACAAAGATAAGTCCTAGGGATCGCAGGCAGCTTCATTTGAAGAAAAAACAAAAACCCTTCCGGAACCGGAAGGGTTTTTTTATGGCTGGATATTCGCTAGCACGAAGTACCAGCACGAAGCGCCAGCGAGTATTTGGTACAGACGCGCAAGCGATCCAATCGGGGCCGTGTTGGCGAGTCTTTTATTTTGCTCGCTTGCGCTTTTTGGAGTTGCGCTTTTGAGGTGATTGCTGTGGTTAATCGTCGGGATTTCCGTACTCTTGCTGATACCTCAAACCATTCGGCTATTCCAGCACCTTTTTAGCTCCAAGTATCGAGAGTTCCGTTTCCGGGCTTGCCCCGGCGGACTCGCAATTGGCAGCTACCTTATTGGGCGATCAAAAGGCTGTTCTCCGCCAGCCCCAAATCGCCTAGGCGATTTGGGGCTGGCGGAGAAGGATGAAATAGCAAAGAGGCATGGGGGTAGCTGCCAGTTGTTGCCCCGGACCGGGACAAGCCCGGCGGAAGCAAAGTAGCCCACCTCAAAAAGCGCAACATGAAAACTTGCGCTTCGTGCTTGTATTTGCTTGCTCGGTTGCGATTCGAGTGGGCGGCAGGTAGTCCACGCTCTGGAGAGCGTAGCTGCATCTGCCATCGCCTTCGGAATGCCAAGATTGCCCGCCTGGCAGATCATCCCGCTATTTAGGGTTGATCATCTTCAAACGTTTTAGCCAGCTTTCACAAAGACCTGGCCATTGCTTGGCACCTTCGATGCTTTGCGCCAGTCCCAGGCCGTGTCGCCCTTCGTTAAATAGGTGCATTTCGACCGGGACCTTGTTGGCGACACATGCTTGGTAGTACTTCAAGCTGTTTTCTACTGGAACGACCGTGTCTTCCGCTGTATGCCACAAGAAGGTTGGGGGCGTTTCGGGTGTGACCTGAGTTGGATTGTCCAGAGAAGCCAACACTTCTGGATCAGGGTTGGCACCCAGTAGGTTTCGCTGACTTCCTTGGTGGGTGTATGGCTGTCCCATCGAGAGGACCCCGTAGCAGCAGATACTGAAGTTCGGGCGTGAACCGACGCGCTGGACGGGATCGTCGGAATCTTCGATCGGTTCGGCGAAATGCGTCGAAACGGTTGAGCAAAGATGCCCGCCGGCGGAGAATCCGATGACTCCAA comes from the Roseimaritima multifibrata genome and includes:
- a CDS encoding ATP-grasp domain-containing protein, yielding MKPVAFLTMENPEGFVTYDEQTLIPMAANGWQVEMVPWKSAYVDWSRFAAVVIRSPWDYQHSHEQFLDVLAQIDASGTRLLNDLATVRWNLRKNYLRELEAAGIDIVPTLWPSRLDTRQLDQAFDDLKTDQIVVKPTLGAGAINTFRIDRDRTTPEAIANATAAVDAFANCPCMVQPFLDSILDPGEYSLIYFDKKFSHAILKRPKAGDYRSQEEYGSQISAVPATDEMTKVAEQILSQIEARLLFARVDLVRLANGRFALIELELIEPSLYFPYGDRSTSHFAYAFNQIVKNQ
- the tig gene encoding trigger factor: MSTTDLSDGIDSAAPAATLQLDIKVESPQACLRHVVVTIPRAEVERYLQKEYDELVPEAQVPGFRAGRAPRKLVEKQFKERVIDRVKGSLLMDSLSKITDDAPFSAISEPDFDYDSIDLPDDGDFRFEFKVEVRPEFKTPEIKDLELTRSVEEITEDEVSESLDSLLRRYGSSEPTDEAAILGDKLLITAKFKKDGQVVTEMEEETVDLVDVLTFSDARCDGFGELMTGVKEGESRTGKVTIGQGVDDEEMRGQEFDVEFHVVEVTRYTKPEMTPSFLLDLGDFESVDELRDFVRDSLTRQAEYRQQQDLRQQVTQTLTADAAFELPPDLVRRQTRRELERKVLEFRRSGFSEDQIRNFVNALRQNAQASTESALREHFILEQIAEEQKVDADESDYDDEIELIAEQSDMPPRRVRARLEKSGQMDALRNQIVERKVVEMITEQAKITEKPAEKETEKKANEFAVYHNVLRFKDSEAIPEAKYDNNPNEEKDSKDKDKS
- a CDS encoding alpha/beta hydrolase; protein product: MPQLLPKLRYSCSLLIVAIFIGNPHLFADQPPSHTESLWPDGAPGVEGKGEGDDPQLIITKVESEGPTAAVVILPGGGYGGHAIGHEGHAFAEWFHSMGISSAICTYRLRGKGNNGKGYGHPVPMQDAQRAIQTLRARAKELNIDPDRIGVIGFSAGGHLCSTVSTHFAEPIEDSDDPVQRVGSRPNFSICCYGVLSMGQPYTHQGSQRNLLGANPDPEVLASLDNPTQVTPETPPTFLWHTAEDTVVPVENSLKYYQACVANKVPVEMHLFNEGRHGLGLAQSIEGAKQWPGLCESWLKRLKMINPK